From Sulfuracidifex tepidarius, one genomic window encodes:
- the cyoE gene encoding heme o synthase, giving the protein MAVSLGNRLLFYVNLSKPRIIWLLDLAALGGYFLAFRTTINWIALVAVLIGGTLASGGAMIVNGGWEIEKDSKMKRTSKRPTVLGYVTRNEAITVGASLVALGTVVGLIANPLTAFFVFLGAFIYVFVYTIWLKPRHPANIVIGGFAGSAAAWAGYAALSGKFDIASFILGFLIFMWTPGHFWSLALRFKDDYARAGVPMLPVVTDEKKAAIAIAISNALMIPVALLLYLYSNLIYLGVAIVFSALLMVYSVRLIKNPTAQEAWTSFKISAPYLAIILIALIISKLI; this is encoded by the coding sequence ATGGCAGTATCGCTTGGGAATAGACTTTTGTTCTATGTTAATCTGAGCAAGCCCAGGATCATATGGCTTCTTGACCTAGCTGCTCTAGGAGGATATTTTTTAGCGTTTAGAACTACGATCAATTGGATCGCCCTAGTTGCAGTCCTGATAGGCGGAACTTTAGCCTCAGGAGGAGCTATGATAGTGAACGGAGGATGGGAGATAGAAAAGGATAGCAAGATGAAAAGAACGTCTAAAAGACCCACTGTATTAGGTTACGTTACGAGGAACGAGGCAATTACCGTAGGCGCATCACTTGTTGCCTTAGGTACAGTCGTAGGTCTAATAGCAAACCCCTTGACTGCATTCTTCGTTTTCCTTGGGGCGTTCATTTACGTTTTCGTTTACACGATTTGGCTTAAACCAAGGCATCCCGCTAACATAGTGATAGGAGGCTTCGCAGGAAGCGCAGCAGCGTGGGCAGGTTATGCAGCTCTCTCTGGCAAATTCGATATAGCGTCGTTCATTCTTGGTTTCCTGATATTCATGTGGACTCCAGGCCACTTCTGGTCTCTAGCCCTCAGATTCAAAGATGATTACGCCAGAGCAGGAGTACCCATGTTACCAGTAGTGACCGACGAGAAGAAAGCCGCTATAGCAATAGCAATATCCAACGCGCTCATGATACCAGTTGCCCTACTCCTCTACCTATACTCCAACCTCATCTATCTAGGTGTAGCCATAGTCTTCTCTGCACTTCTAATGGTTTACAGCGTAAGGCTCATAAAGAATCCTACAGCACAGGAAGCATGGACTTCGTTTAAGATATCCGCACCTTATCTAGCAATAATTCTAATCGCTCTAATTATTTCTAAGTTAATTTAG
- a CDS encoding homoserine dehydrogenase yields MRKLLLIGYGNVGKTFRNFLHKWKEELDAEIVGVVTRRGLMMGDSPEFRKDADVSVTDAIDKVKPDVLIDMASANYKDGQPSLSAYFHAFEVGADVVTTNKAPLAIRYFEIMENAKKHGRKIGFQGTVMSGTPSINLYKVLPLAKVKKVRGILNGTTNFILTEMYEGRDFSEALSEAKRLGYAEEDPTVDLNGFDAGAKLTILANLMLNKKVKIGDFQIKGIEDLKLDDIEEAKRRGSKIKLIAYADEKEISVRPMEIEANDPLFSIDGVENSLEVTNEVQRVSIRGPGAGPETAAYAAISDLFIINGTK; encoded by the coding sequence ATGAGGAAGCTTTTACTCATAGGCTACGGCAACGTAGGGAAGACCTTCAGGAATTTTTTGCATAAATGGAAAGAGGAGTTGGACGCGGAGATAGTCGGTGTAGTGACTAGAAGAGGGTTGATGATGGGAGATTCGCCGGAGTTCAGAAAGGATGCAGACGTAAGCGTCACGGACGCTATAGACAAGGTGAAACCGGACGTTTTAATCGACATGGCGTCGGCGAACTATAAGGACGGACAGCCTTCCCTTTCAGCTTACTTTCACGCATTCGAGGTTGGGGCTGACGTGGTAACTACCAATAAGGCTCCCTTGGCAATTAGATATTTTGAGATCATGGAGAACGCTAAGAAGCATGGAAGAAAAATAGGGTTTCAAGGGACTGTTATGAGCGGAACTCCGTCGATAAACCTTTATAAGGTTTTACCGCTCGCCAAGGTGAAGAAAGTCAGGGGAATACTGAATGGGACTACAAACTTCATTTTGACCGAGATGTACGAAGGAAGGGACTTCTCTGAGGCTTTAAGTGAAGCGAAAAGGCTTGGCTACGCGGAAGAGGATCCCACTGTAGACCTGAACGGATTTGATGCTGGGGCTAAACTTACAATACTTGCTAACTTGATGCTCAACAAGAAGGTGAAAATAGGCGACTTTCAGATAAAGGGAATAGAGGACCTCAAGCTTGATGACATAGAGGAAGCAAAAAGGAGAGGTTCAAAGATAAAGCTCATAGCCTACGCCGACGAAAAAGAAATATCTGTGAGACCTATGGAAATAGAGGCTAATGACCCATTATTCTCAATAGACGGTGTAGAGAACTCCCTGGAAGTAACAAACGAAGTCCAGAGAGTTTCCATCAGAGGACCCGGCGCCGGACCGGAAACTGCAGCTTACGCTGCGATATCGGATCTTTTTATTATAAATGGAACAAAATAG
- a CDS encoding B3/B4 domain-containing protein yields MSKTPEIRIDESFRKIGGFVTYSSAKGIRNSKGSLDVNLELKGISGDPDSLKENPVVRCYRDFYWKIGIDPTKTRPSGEALRRRVLRGLPFPRINDLVDVGNVVSARTLIPIGIYDMRFIEFPLALTTSKGDVFFGIGKGEEEGKPLPDGTPVMKDFTGKVVHIFPHRDSRVTSVRDDTSEALIVGAGVKGVPPQEVKNAVDEVTSYIEKFLFGKRAMDTVVLQ; encoded by the coding sequence TTGAGCAAGACGCCTGAAATTAGAATAGATGAGAGTTTCAGGAAAATAGGGGGGTTCGTGACGTACTCCTCTGCAAAGGGGATAAGGAACTCCAAGGGGAGCCTGGACGTTAACCTTGAGCTAAAAGGTATATCGGGAGATCCAGACTCACTTAAGGAAAACCCGGTAGTGAGATGTTACAGGGATTTCTACTGGAAAATAGGCATAGATCCGACTAAGACCAGACCTAGTGGCGAGGCTTTGAGGAGAAGAGTCCTGAGGGGACTTCCGTTCCCCAGAATCAACGACCTAGTTGACGTAGGAAATGTGGTGAGCGCTAGAACTCTCATTCCGATCGGAATATATGACATGCGCTTCATAGAGTTTCCTCTGGCGCTTACAACGTCTAAGGGTGACGTCTTCTTCGGGATAGGAAAGGGAGAGGAAGAGGGAAAACCTTTGCCAGACGGGACACCGGTGATGAAGGACTTCACGGGAAAAGTCGTTCACATATTTCCCCATAGGGACTCCAGGGTCACGAGCGTAAGGGATGACACTTCAGAAGCATTAATAGTAGGGGCTGGAGTGAAAGGAGTTCCTCCACAGGAAGTCAAGAACGCGGTAGATGAAGTGACCTCCTACATAGAAAAGTTTCTATTTGGAAAAAGAGCCATGGATACCGTGGTGTTACAATGA
- a CDS encoding CopG family ribbon-helix-helix protein, producing the protein MSEKISISIPRELLNELEQFMDEKKSGDRSKIIQLALKNFLDENKESDELVYGVISVVYDFEVAETDFTRVQHEYAEVIMSNSHVHVSHKECMEAIFVRGKRSEIVRLVKELNRIKGIKKVKPTFSYIEQDA; encoded by the coding sequence ATGTCCGAGAAGATAAGTATTTCAATTCCACGAGAATTGCTAAATGAGCTGGAACAGTTCATGGACGAGAAAAAGTCTGGAGATAGGTCTAAGATAATACAGCTGGCTTTGAAGAACTTCCTTGACGAGAACAAAGAATCAGACGAGCTAGTTTACGGCGTAATAAGCGTGGTATATGACTTCGAAGTGGCAGAAACCGATTTCACTAGAGTTCAACACGAATACGCAGAAGTGATAATGTCTAACTCTCACGTTCATGTATCGCACAAGGAATGCATGGAAGCGATCTTCGTGAGGGGAAAGAGGTCTGAGATAGTACGTCTCGTGAAAGAACTGAACAGGATTAAAGGTATAAAAAAGGTGAAACCTACTTTCTCTTACATTGAGCAAGACGCCTGA
- the tldD gene encoding zinc metalloprotease TldD → MWEFLKKAQEIGASFADIRFKKNRNLLLVSTEERDQVRSNGVDQGYSLRVLYNKNWGYLSSPSLSTEDVKRAISSSFGDERTNIVYLPSKKDTVELKPKNYVERSVEEKMKVLKSLREQVTSSMKVSNVSVSYNESWIENWYLSSEGRDIKVKYFMSGLSISAGAHEADRRASAYVSKFSVTSSVLEEDLNSLVSTLKRRLENQLKGVVPDGGEHTVVLAPDVVGVFSHEAVGHLAEADLATSGVLFKNRGKRIAPENVNVVDSPVVSLEGGIGYVPYDDEGVEGRKVEIIKGGIVREMLTDRYYSAYLGQRPTGNARAEDYRSPVLIRMRNTFIEPGEMSKDEILQEVKEGYFLVSTLGGETSPEGTFQFGIQEGYRVENGELKEPLRNTGISGYTMETLSRIRRISKNFEMWPGFCGKGGQSVPVGTGGPYVLVEKMKVGGNA, encoded by the coding sequence ATGTGGGAGTTTCTAAAAAAGGCACAAGAGATAGGGGCCTCCTTCGCTGACATAAGGTTCAAGAAGAACAGAAACCTGCTTCTTGTATCCACAGAGGAGAGAGATCAGGTCAGATCTAACGGGGTAGATCAAGGTTATAGCTTGAGAGTTCTTTATAATAAGAACTGGGGCTACTTGTCGTCCCCTTCACTCTCTACAGAAGATGTGAAGAGAGCTATATCGAGCAGTTTCGGTGATGAAAGGACAAATATAGTATACCTCCCTAGTAAGAAGGACACTGTGGAGCTGAAACCCAAGAACTACGTTGAGAGGTCTGTGGAAGAGAAAATGAAGGTGTTGAAGTCATTAAGAGAACAAGTCACCTCATCAATGAAAGTTAGCAATGTCTCAGTATCTTACAACGAGTCCTGGATCGAGAACTGGTACCTTAGCTCTGAGGGAAGAGATATCAAAGTTAAATACTTCATGTCTGGATTATCCATCTCTGCTGGAGCCCATGAGGCAGATAGAAGGGCGTCGGCTTACGTTTCAAAGTTCTCTGTGACGTCTTCAGTATTGGAGGAGGACTTGAACTCTCTCGTCTCGACCCTGAAGAGAAGGCTCGAGAACCAACTTAAGGGTGTAGTCCCAGACGGAGGAGAGCACACGGTAGTGCTCGCACCAGACGTAGTAGGAGTCTTCTCTCACGAGGCGGTAGGACACCTAGCGGAAGCTGACCTAGCCACTTCAGGGGTTCTCTTCAAGAATAGGGGGAAAAGGATTGCGCCTGAGAACGTTAACGTCGTAGACTCCCCCGTGGTTAGCCTAGAAGGGGGAATAGGCTACGTCCCTTACGATGATGAAGGAGTAGAAGGTAGGAAGGTTGAAATAATAAAGGGTGGAATAGTGAGGGAAATGTTGACGGATCGCTATTACTCAGCTTATTTGGGTCAAAGGCCTACAGGAAACGCGAGGGCAGAAGACTACAGAAGCCCAGTACTCATCAGGATGAGGAACACCTTCATAGAACCGGGAGAGATGTCTAAGGACGAGATCCTACAGGAGGTTAAGGAAGGGTATTTCTTGGTATCGACCTTGGGGGGCGAAACGTCTCCGGAGGGAACTTTCCAGTTCGGCATTCAGGAGGGCTACAGGGTAGAGAACGGAGAGTTGAAAGAGCCTTTGAGGAACACCGGGATATCAGGTTACACGATGGAGACCCTTTCAAGAATAAGGAGGATTTCCAAGAACTTCGAGATGTGGCCTGGGTTCTGCGGTAAAGGTGGACAGTCAGTTCCAGTCGGTACTGGAGGTCCTTATGTACTAGTAGAGAAAATGAAGGTGGGAGGAAATGCTTGA
- a CDS encoding TldD/PmbA family protein: MLDEYSILSRAKSIGVSAEVLSLESKGYSVYVEKGQKSGSQVIDRGYAIRVVKDGRVGMAYSTVLDEKVLDYALDTMKVSNQDKDYLLPPGRKVDYLSGVYYSEVEEPFDKVKEYASYFEGIDNLKINYIQTRSESFMVKVVSTEGVDVQERRTFVSLGVAANTVSGSEVSPEVFESRESRRFDIDLDEVKETLKEKTEITSNRTKTEVKGLDVTFTTSAQEELIFPLINFSFSGENFYRKRSIFYPGEDINPKLRITDSPRREDGVFSRSFDAEGMPTQENVLVESSAKTFLTNYYWSRKASLPHTSSASRNFTSLPSISVTNLVIEFKEKSKDVREGTVVVDKVQGVHTSNPETGEFSVVGSVAWLDDGKKRVGLREIVLTGNIKTLLKNVVSQSSPRRCGSLISGDLRVSGISLII, encoded by the coding sequence ATGCTTGACGAGTATTCTATTCTAAGCAGGGCTAAATCCATCGGAGTCTCAGCAGAGGTACTCTCTTTGGAATCTAAGGGATACTCAGTGTATGTAGAGAAAGGTCAAAAGTCTGGGTCACAAGTGATCGATAGAGGCTACGCGATCAGGGTTGTGAAGGACGGTAGAGTTGGGATGGCTTATTCTACAGTACTAGATGAGAAAGTGTTAGATTATGCCCTAGATACGATGAAGGTCTCCAACCAAGATAAGGACTACTTGCTCCCTCCCGGAAGGAAAGTGGACTACCTATCAGGGGTTTACTATTCAGAGGTAGAGGAACCCTTTGACAAGGTAAAGGAATATGCTTCGTATTTCGAGGGAATAGACAACCTGAAGATCAACTACATTCAAACTCGCTCTGAGTCATTCATGGTTAAGGTAGTGAGCACAGAGGGAGTGGACGTCCAGGAGAGGAGGACCTTCGTATCGCTTGGGGTAGCAGCCAATACTGTCTCAGGGAGCGAAGTGAGTCCTGAAGTTTTTGAGTCTAGAGAATCTAGACGTTTCGATATAGACCTTGACGAAGTTAAGGAAACCCTCAAAGAGAAAACCGAGATAACCTCAAACAGAACTAAGACAGAGGTGAAGGGTCTAGACGTAACCTTTACGACTTCGGCACAGGAAGAGCTCATATTTCCCCTCATTAACTTCTCGTTTTCTGGAGAGAACTTCTACAGGAAGAGAAGTATCTTCTATCCAGGGGAAGATATAAACCCTAAGCTCAGGATAACTGATTCACCCAGGAGAGAGGACGGAGTATTCTCTAGGTCGTTTGACGCTGAAGGCATGCCAACCCAAGAGAACGTTTTGGTGGAGTCGTCAGCGAAGACTTTCCTGACTAACTACTATTGGTCGAGGAAAGCTTCACTCCCTCATACATCTTCTGCCTCAAGGAATTTCACCTCCCTGCCTTCAATTTCGGTGACCAACTTGGTGATCGAGTTTAAGGAAAAGAGCAAGGACGTAAGGGAAGGTACAGTGGTAGTAGATAAAGTTCAAGGAGTTCATACAAGCAACCCAGAGACCGGAGAGTTCAGTGTGGTGGGATCGGTAGCCTGGCTTGATGACGGTAAAAAGAGAGTAGGGCTAAGAGAGATAGTCCTAACAGGAAACATAAAGACGCTATTGAAGAACGTAGTTTCACAGTCTAGCCCTAGAAGGTGCGGTTCTCTAATTTCAGGCGACTTAAGAGTTTCTGGCATTTCTCTGATAATTTAG
- a CDS encoding universal stress protein, producing the protein MFKSIVVAYDGSEHANRALEIGIDLAQKYNAKLDVIEVIDTAMLTGMGLAPVPAEVVDQIYTKAKREVEMAKNKAVQAGLSNVSGETLEGDPASSLLEYAGKNGADLIITGSRGLSTLKRIVLGSVSSRIVQESKIPVLVVK; encoded by the coding sequence ATGTTCAAATCCATAGTAGTTGCGTATGATGGGTCGGAGCACGCGAACAGAGCGTTAGAAATAGGAATAGATCTTGCACAAAAATACAATGCAAAGCTCGATGTAATAGAGGTAATAGACACCGCGATGTTGACTGGTATGGGCTTAGCTCCAGTACCTGCAGAGGTTGTAGACCAGATTTACACTAAGGCTAAGAGGGAGGTTGAAATGGCCAAGAACAAGGCAGTACAAGCAGGGTTATCGAACGTGAGTGGTGAGACACTTGAAGGAGACCCAGCGTCTTCACTGTTGGAATATGCGGGGAAAAACGGTGCAGATCTAATAATAACCGGAAGCAGAGGTCTTTCCACCTTGAAGAGAATAGTTTTAGGTAGCGTGTCTAGCAGGATAGTGCAGGAATCTAAGATACCAGTGTTAGTAGTGAAGTGA
- a CDS encoding biotin--[acetyl-CoA-carboxylase] ligase, with protein MLSEIHLKKVTSTQDFAEAIAGIVEGEILVVAEEQTRARGRMGRSWFSPRGGLWVTYVKRDFPIEKVPHTTLKVSLAIADLLSELNPKIRWPNDVVVNDKKIAGVLIEASVYGNSDRGDLFIGFGIDTDVREFPPDVNATSYLIETGKSFTKDVKEIVEKMNFWLEKDDNEAVNQVNERLSIKERKVRLITKEDEFTCKALFVDYMGRLVTECGIFEVQDVERVELAN; from the coding sequence ATGCTCTCTGAGATACATCTCAAGAAAGTCACGTCCACCCAAGACTTCGCTGAAGCGATCGCGGGAATCGTTGAAGGGGAGATCTTGGTAGTTGCAGAAGAGCAAACCAGAGCGAGAGGAAGGATGGGAAGGAGCTGGTTCTCCCCTAGAGGAGGGCTCTGGGTAACTTACGTAAAGAGAGACTTCCCGATAGAGAAAGTACCACATACGACCCTCAAAGTCTCTCTTGCTATCGCGGATCTGTTAAGCGAGCTGAACCCTAAAATAAGGTGGCCTAACGACGTGGTAGTCAATGACAAGAAGATAGCTGGTGTCCTGATAGAAGCGTCGGTATACGGCAACTCCGATAGAGGGGATCTCTTTATAGGTTTCGGAATAGACACTGATGTAAGGGAGTTTCCTCCAGACGTCAACGCAACTTCTTACCTCATAGAGACGGGGAAAAGCTTCACGAAGGACGTGAAAGAGATCGTAGAGAAAATGAACTTTTGGCTTGAAAAGGACGATAATGAGGCAGTAAATCAGGTGAATGAGAGGCTTTCAATCAAGGAGAGGAAAGTAAGGCTGATAACTAAGGAAGATGAGTTCACTTGTAAGGCACTTTTCGTAGACTACATGGGGAGACTAGTGACTGAGTGCGGTATATTTGAGGTACAAGACGTGGAGAGAGTGGAGCTTGCAAACTAA
- a CDS encoding L-threonylcarbamoyladenylate synthase translates to MTEVIKVDPVNPEAEKIRKAADLVKKGEIVAFPTETVYGLGGDAYNAEAARKVFQAKNRPMDNPLIVHIADHEQLLDVAKEIPDKVMEITQIVWPGPLTFILKKTDSIPKETTGGLDTVAVRMPAHPVALMLIRESGVPIAAPSANTATKPSPTTAEHVKQDMDGRIPMIVDGGETFFGVESTIINMTVSPPALLRPGPFTLEELEKLLGEIYVPPQLKGIGEFDKALAPGMKYKHYAPSKKMVMVEDNSIFLDAVKMISSKRKIAVLCSKEVEVKVPPQIPRIVLGSEENLYEIARNLFSAFRKLDTLDVEMGVIQSFPEKGIGMAIMNRARKACGFSSIRNLKEAEQYAL, encoded by the coding sequence ATGACGGAAGTCATCAAGGTCGACCCAGTCAATCCTGAAGCTGAAAAGATCAGGAAGGCTGCTGATCTGGTAAAGAAAGGCGAGATAGTTGCCTTTCCTACGGAGACAGTCTACGGGCTAGGAGGGGACGCTTATAACGCCGAGGCCGCAAGGAAGGTATTTCAGGCTAAGAACAGACCCATGGATAATCCGTTAATTGTTCACATAGCAGACCACGAACAGCTTCTGGATGTGGCAAAGGAGATCCCAGATAAGGTAATGGAGATTACGCAGATAGTGTGGCCGGGACCGTTGACGTTTATCTTGAAGAAGACCGACTCTATACCTAAGGAGACAACAGGAGGTTTGGACACCGTAGCTGTTAGAATGCCTGCTCATCCCGTAGCACTCATGTTGATAAGGGAGAGCGGGGTGCCAATAGCGGCTCCGAGCGCTAACACCGCGACCAAACCAAGTCCTACCACAGCAGAGCACGTGAAACAAGACATGGACGGTAGAATACCCATGATAGTCGACGGAGGAGAGACATTCTTCGGAGTTGAATCCACAATAATTAACATGACAGTATCACCGCCGGCCTTACTCAGACCAGGCCCCTTCACTTTGGAGGAACTGGAGAAGCTGTTAGGTGAGATTTACGTTCCCCCTCAACTGAAAGGCATTGGAGAGTTCGATAAAGCCCTAGCTCCCGGGATGAAGTACAAACATTATGCTCCATCTAAAAAGATGGTGATGGTGGAGGACAACTCCATCTTTCTGGACGCAGTGAAGATGATTTCTAGCAAGAGGAAGATTGCAGTCTTGTGTTCCAAAGAGGTTGAAGTTAAAGTTCCCCCGCAGATACCTCGAATAGTCCTGGGGTCCGAGGAGAACTTGTATGAAATTGCTAGAAATCTGTTCAGTGCTTTCAGGAAGCTCGACACCTTAGACGTTGAAATGGGAGTCATACAGTCCTTCCCTGAAAAAGGCATAGGCATGGCGATAATGAACAGAGCTAGGAAAGCTTGTGGATTTTCCTCTATCCGCAACTTGAAGGAGGCGGAACAATATGCTCTCTGA
- a CDS encoding NADH-quinone oxidoreductase subunit B: MAQEILLSGDLNESARKAAKWLINRKPIRSLRDWGISFSLWPPHLTTSCCGTEFGSFAAARYDAERFGMLPFSSARQSNILVIEGTMTRKMARAAKVVYDQMPEPKFVMAIGACSLEGGIFWNSYNTVLPSDIGIPVDIYVPGCPIRPEAIAKGLVMLQKKIRTQGAYRT, translated from the coding sequence ATGGCACAAGAAATATTATTAAGCGGAGACCTAAACGAGTCCGCTAGGAAAGCTGCGAAATGGCTAATTAACAGGAAACCTATACGTTCTTTGAGGGACTGGGGGATATCATTCTCTCTGTGGCCCCCTCATTTGACTACCTCGTGTTGCGGGACCGAGTTCGGATCATTTGCAGCAGCTAGGTATGACGCTGAGAGGTTCGGGATGTTACCTTTCTCCTCAGCTAGGCAGTCAAACATCCTCGTGATAGAGGGAACCATGACGAGGAAGATGGCCAGAGCAGCTAAGGTAGTCTATGATCAGATGCCAGAGCCTAAGTTCGTTATGGCTATAGGCGCTTGCAGTTTGGAAGGAGGGATATTCTGGAACTCGTATAACACTGTACTTCCTTCTGATATAGGAATTCCTGTGGACATATACGTTCCGGGATGTCCAATAAGACCCGAGGCAATAGCTAAAGGTCTGGTCATGTTGCAGAAGAAGATAAGGACTCAGGGAGCATACAGAACGTAA
- a CDS encoding glycerate 2-kinase produces MKVRETVDLILREADPREPTLKGLKQIPEILLERPLVIAVGKASVKMYNAMTEKVKPWKSIVVTNAGDAEADVVIRSGHPFPNEESFRAGETVLDAVRKGGYTSILFLLSGGASSLMEWSDRLSPQDFRKLNEILVTSGLSIDEINVVRKHVSSIKGGRLALESSKAVFTLVVSDVVGGDISSVGSGPTIPDQSTLTEALEIMKSIDIKEDKFIKALTETPKEIPNSKAWVVLDVDKVVENVKWKLNGISLSSCVRGEARDFGYTLSSILNNSRKRGEPLKPPFTVVAGGEPEVKVTGNSGKGGRNGEVCLSLARYAKGEFEFLALATDGIDGNSEYAGCYITSGHGLKVQDIEKALREHSSYEILEKNGNVLNTGPTGTNVNNIYVLYAP; encoded by the coding sequence ATGAAGGTTAGAGAAACTGTTGATTTAATATTAAGAGAGGCAGACCCGAGGGAACCCACCCTTAAAGGATTGAAACAAATTCCAGAAATTCTTCTGGAAAGGCCACTCGTAATAGCTGTGGGCAAGGCATCTGTGAAAATGTACAATGCAATGACAGAAAAGGTGAAGCCGTGGAAGTCCATAGTAGTAACTAACGCCGGAGACGCTGAAGCCGACGTAGTAATTAGGTCTGGCCATCCTTTCCCTAATGAGGAGAGCTTCAGGGCAGGAGAGACAGTGCTCGACGCGGTAAGAAAGGGAGGTTACACTTCCATACTTTTCCTCCTATCTGGAGGGGCATCATCGCTTATGGAATGGTCTGATAGGCTATCTCCCCAGGATTTCAGGAAATTGAACGAAATTCTCGTCACTTCAGGTCTCTCTATAGACGAAATAAACGTGGTGAGAAAACACGTTTCCTCAATAAAAGGAGGGAGGTTGGCCCTTGAATCCTCTAAAGCAGTCTTCACTCTGGTCGTAAGCGACGTTGTCGGCGGGGACATAAGCTCTGTGGGAAGCGGACCTACAATCCCAGATCAAAGTACGTTAACAGAAGCGTTAGAGATCATGAAGAGCATTGACATAAAGGAAGATAAGTTCATTAAAGCGTTAACTGAGACTCCAAAAGAGATCCCCAACTCCAAAGCGTGGGTGGTCCTCGACGTCGATAAGGTAGTGGAAAACGTTAAATGGAAATTGAACGGAATCTCCCTTTCCTCTTGCGTGAGGGGGGAAGCCAGAGATTTCGGCTACACCTTGTCATCCATCTTAAACAATAGCAGGAAGCGAGGAGAACCACTGAAACCGCCTTTCACCGTAGTTGCAGGAGGAGAGCCCGAGGTTAAGGTAACGGGAAATTCAGGTAAGGGAGGTCGCAACGGAGAGGTGTGTCTCTCTCTAGCGAGGTACGCGAAGGGTGAATTCGAGTTCCTGGCTCTAGCAACGGACGGGATAGACGGTAACTCAGAATATGCGGGATGTTATATAACTTCAGGCCACGGGCTGAAAGTCCAGGACATAGAGAAAGCCCTGAGGGAGCACTCGTCTTATGAAATACTTGAAAAAAACGGAAATGTTTTGAATACGGGTCCAACTGGGACTAATGTGAACAACATTTACGTTCTGTATGCTCCCTGA
- a CDS encoding metal-dependent transcriptional regulator — translation MEELSEPLENYIKEIYELEEIKGKAKVTDLIDAFHVSPGTISKAISRLEKMSLIERKNGLKLTPEGRRIAERLIRSHRLSERLLTDMLGLDWIRSHEIAHKLEHIWPDDVLEVIDSKLDKPSTCPHGHPIPGRKVDLGILLSEAGKGKYKVIMIVREEEWILREAERASLFPGKEIEVIDRDEDKVHIRVTDKEYVLSIPMAKEVMVSDR, via the coding sequence ATGGAAGAGCTTTCAGAGCCTCTAGAGAACTACATCAAGGAGATATACGAATTAGAGGAAATAAAGGGAAAAGCGAAGGTAACTGATCTCATAGATGCATTTCATGTTTCCCCCGGGACCATAAGCAAGGCTATAAGCAGGCTAGAGAAGATGAGTTTAATAGAGAGAAAAAACGGATTGAAGCTCACCCCTGAAGGGAGGAGAATCGCCGAGAGACTTATTAGGTCTCATAGGCTGAGCGAAAGGCTATTGACGGATATGCTCGGTTTAGACTGGATCAGGTCTCACGAGATAGCTCACAAACTCGAACATATATGGCCTGACGATGTTTTAGAGGTGATAGATTCAAAGCTAGACAAGCCGTCAACTTGCCCTCACGGACACCCTATCCCCGGGAGAAAGGTAGACCTTGGTATACTGTTAAGCGAAGCGGGAAAGGGTAAATACAAGGTAATCATGATAGTTAGGGAGGAGGAGTGGATATTAAGGGAAGCTGAAAGAGCGTCTTTGTTCCCTGGAAAGGAAATAGAAGTAATCGACAGGGATGAAGACAAGGTACACATCAGGGTGACGGATAAGGAGTATGTGCTCTCTATTCCCATGGCCAAAGAGGTGATGGTAAGTGACAGATGA